From the Rhinolophus sinicus isolate RSC01 linkage group LG02, ASM3656204v1, whole genome shotgun sequence genome, one window contains:
- the VDR gene encoding vitamin D3 receptor: MEAMAASTSLPDPGDFDRNVPRICGVCGDRATGFHFNAMTCEGCKGFFRRSMKRKALFTCPFNGDCRITKDNRRHCQACRLKRCVDIGMMKEFILTDEEVQRKREMILKRKEEEALKDSLRPRLSEEQQRIINVLLDAHHKTYDPTYADFTQFRPPVRGAECGGSHLSRPSLRHMPSFSGDSSSSCSDHYTTSPDMMEPTSFSNLDLSEEDSDDPSVTLDLSQLSMLPHLADLVSYSIQKVIGFAKMIPGFRDLTSEDQIVLLKSSAIEVIMLRSNQSFTMDDMSWTCGSQDYKYRVSDVAKAGHNLELIEPLIKFQVGLKKLNLHEEEHVLLMAICIVSPDRPGVQDAALIEAIQDRLSNTLQTYIRCRHPPPGSHLLYAKMIQKLADLRSLNEEHSKQYRCLSFQPECSMKLTPLVLEVFGNEIS; this comes from the exons ATGGAGGCGATGGCGGCCAGCACTTCCCTGCCTGACCCTGGCGACTTTGACAGGAATGTGCCTCGCATCTGTGGGGTGTGCGGAGACCGAGCCACAGGCTTTCACTTCAACGCTATGACTTGCGAAGGCTGCAAAGGCTTCTTCAG GCGCAGCATGAAGCGGAAGGCGCTGTTCACCTGTCCCTTCAATGGGGACTGTCGCATCACCAAGGACAACCGCCGCCACTGCCAGGCCTGCCGGCTCAAGCGCTGTGTGGACATTGGCATGATGAAGGAGT TTATCCTGACGGACGAGGAGGTGCAGCGGAAGCGTGAGATGATcctgaagaggaaggaggaggaggcccTGAAAGACAGTCTGCGGCCCCGGCTGTCGGAGGAGCAGCAGCGCATCATCAACGTCCTGCTGGACGCCCACCACAAGACCTACGACCCCACCTATGCCGACTTTACCCAGTTCCGG CCTCCGGTCCGCGGGGCCGAGTGTGGTGGCAGCCACCTGTCAAGGCCATCCCTGAGACACATGCCCAGTTTCTCTGGggactcctcctcctcctgctcagaTCACTACACCACCTCCCCAG ACATGATGGAACCAACCAGCTTCTCCAACCTGGATCTGAGCGAAGAAGACTCAGATGACCCTTCTGTGACCCTGGACCTGTCCCAACTCTCCATGCTGCCCCACCTGGCTGACCTGGTCAGTTACAGCATCCAGAAGGTCATTGGCTTTGCCAAGATGATCCCAGGGTTCAG AGACCTCACCTCTGAGGACCAGATTGTGCTGCTGAAATCAAGTGCTATTGAAGTCATCATGTTGCGCTCCAACCAGTCCTTCACCATGGACGACATGTCCTGGACCTGTGGCAGCCAGGACTACAAGTACCGTGTCAGTGATGTGGCCAAAG CTGGACACAACCTGGAGCTGATCGAGCCACTCATCAAGTTCCAGGTGGGGCTGAAGAAGCTGAACTTGCATGAGGAGGAGCATGTCCTGCTCATGGCCATCTGCATTGTCTCCCCAG ACCGTCCTGGGGTGCAGGACGCTGCTCTGATCGAGGCCATCCAGGACCGCCTGTCCAACACTCTGCAGACCTACATCCGTTGTCGCCACCCACCGCCCGGCAGCCATCTGCTCTATGCCAAGATGATCCAGAAGCTGGCTGACCTGCGTAGCCTCAACGAGGAGCACTCCAAGCAGTACCGCTGCCTCTCCTTCCAGCCTGAATGCAGCATGAAGCTCACGCCCCTAGTGCTTGAGGTGTTTGGCAATGAGATCTCCTGA